One window of Inquilinus sp. KBS0705 genomic DNA carries:
- a CDS encoding TolC family protein, which translates to MNRSVIKYIILSALVVGGVSCKITKTYQSPQVKTDNLYRDLAGTDTTTMATMPWQTLFADTALKALIQEGLSNNLDLKTAIQRIAEAQATLQQSKAAFLPNLSANASVSRSKQSSAGLNFPAGISINTLTTTYQAGLSTAWEADIWGKLSSAKRAALANYLQSDAAKRAVQTQLIADIANNYFNLLALDRQLEITLETLKNRIKDVETMKQLKEGAVVTGAAVVQSEANRYAAEVSIPDIKRSIRETENALDILLSRPPGPIYRGTMAAQNVVADLKTGIPAQLLTNRPDVQQSELAFRTAFENTNVARSYFYPSFTITASGGLSSLQLKDFFDHSIFYNAVAGLTQPIFNQGINKARLRTAQAQQQEALNGFQKTLLTAGQEVSNALYAHQTAVEKEDARGKQIIALQKSVQYTQELLRYSSATNYTDVLTSEQNLLSAQLSGVNDKLQELQAIVNLYRALGGGWR; encoded by the coding sequence ATGAACAGATCTGTTATAAAATATATCATACTTAGCGCGCTGGTTGTTGGCGGTGTATCGTGCAAGATCACCAAAACATACCAAAGTCCGCAGGTAAAAACTGATAACCTTTACCGCGACCTGGCAGGTACAGATACCACCACTATGGCTACTATGCCATGGCAAACGCTTTTTGCCGATACCGCCTTAAAAGCCTTAATACAAGAAGGTCTAAGCAACAACCTCGACCTGAAAACAGCTATACAGCGCATAGCAGAGGCACAGGCAACTTTACAGCAAAGCAAGGCAGCTTTTTTGCCTAATTTAAGCGCCAATGCCAGCGTATCACGCTCAAAGCAATCATCTGCCGGGTTAAATTTTCCGGCGGGTATTAGCATTAATACATTAACTACCACTTACCAGGCCGGCTTAAGTACGGCGTGGGAGGCTGATATATGGGGTAAGCTAAGTAGTGCTAAACGCGCCGCATTAGCCAATTATCTGCAAAGCGATGCCGCAAAGCGCGCTGTACAAACACAGCTGATTGCCGATATAGCCAACAACTACTTTAACCTGCTGGCTTTAGACAGGCAACTGGAGATAACCCTTGAAACCCTGAAGAACAGGATAAAGGATGTTGAAACCATGAAGCAGCTAAAGGAAGGCGCTGTGGTTACAGGTGCGGCCGTAGTACAAAGCGAAGCTAACCGCTATGCGGCCGAAGTATCGATACCGGATATTAAGCGCAGTATACGCGAAACAGAGAACGCGCTGGATATTTTACTATCGCGCCCGCCCGGCCCAATTTACAGGGGTACGATGGCTGCCCAAAACGTAGTGGCCGACCTTAAAACAGGCATACCTGCGCAATTACTCACTAACCGCCCCGATGTTCAGCAAAGCGAACTGGCTTTCAGGACGGCGTTTGAAAACACAAATGTGGCCCGCAGCTATTTTTACCCATCGTTCACTATTACAGCGTCGGGTGGTTTATCAAGCCTGCAATTAAAGGACTTTTTTGATCACTCTATATTTTACAATGCAGTGGCGGGGCTTACCCAGCCTATATTTAACCAGGGCATTAACAAAGCCCGTTTACGCACAGCACAAGCACAGCAGCAGGAAGCACTTAACGGTTTTCAAAAAACACTGCTTACCGCAGGGCAGGAAGTATCAAATGCTTTATATGCCCACCAAACAGCTGTTGAAAAAGAAGATGCCAGGGGTAAGCAGATCATAGCACTGCAAAAATCGGTGCAGTATACCCAGGAATTATTGCGCTATAGCTCGGCAACTAACTATACTGATGTGCTCACCTCAGAGCAAAATCTGCTATCGGCCCAACTAAGCGGCGTGAACGATAAGTTGCAGGAATTGCAAGCCATTGTTAACCTGTATCGTGCTTTGGGAGGCGGTTGGCGTTAA